Proteins encoded by one window of Engraulis encrasicolus isolate BLACKSEA-1 chromosome 23, IST_EnEncr_1.0, whole genome shotgun sequence:
- the higd2a gene encoding HIG1 domain family member 2A, mitochondrial, protein MAAATPTVAQEQTSKIVSPPPIPFDINKPPVIEGFTPLPRQEQEGFKDKFIRKTKENPFVPLGCLGTAGALIYGLRAFKMGKTRHSQLSMRARIFAQGFTVVAIIVGVASSALNPKN, encoded by the exons ATGGCAGCTGCAACACCGACTGTCGCGCAGGAACAAACATCTAAAATAGTCTCTCCTCCACCAATACCATTCGATATAAACAAACCCCCAGTAATAGAGGGGTTTACACCTTTACCACGGCAGGAGCAAGAAGGATTCAAGGACAAATTCATAAGGAAAACCAAGGAAAATCCTTTCGTCCCCCTTG GATGCCTTGGAACAGCTGGAGCACTGATCTACGGACTGCGAGCATTCAAAATGGGCAAGACCCGACATTCCCAGCTGTCTATGAGGGCGCGTATCTTTGCTCAAGGATTCACTGTTGTTGCCATCATTGTCGGCGTTGCATCCTCAGCATTGAATCCTAAGAATTAA
- the cltb gene encoding clathrin light chain B isoform X1: MADDFGFESPDNGVHLVEEDPAAAFLAQQESEIAGIENDAEEGFGELEEAEPPQQEPEPEEEEEEEAEAEAEAVEEEQSAPEIHYDAFEDAPPAVNGDMFQETNGPSEGYAAIAQVDQLRQEPESLRKWREEQKDRLEQLDAASKAAEAEWKEKARKELEDWHHHQTEQLEKNKANNRLCPSLERASEEAFLKECGEDSPGSEWEKVARLCDFNPKTNKTSKDVSRMRSVLISLKQTPLVR, translated from the exons ATGGCAGACGATTTTGGGTTTGAATCTCCTGACAATGGTGTTCACCTCGTTGAAGAAGATCCCGCAGCAGCTTTTCTTGCTCAACAAGAAAGCGAAATAGCTGGAATCGAGAATGACGCAGAAGAGGGATTCGGGGAGCTGGAAGAGGCCGAACCGCCTCAGCAAGAACCAGAaccagaagaagaggaagaagaagaagctgaagCTGAGGCTGAAGCAGTGGAAGAAGAACAGTCTGCCCCTGAAATACACTATG ATGCCTTTGAGGACGCCCCACCCGCAGTAAACGGAGACATGTTCCAG GAAACAAATGGTCCCTCTGAAGGCTATGCAGCCATCGCCCAAGTTGACCAGTTGCGACAAGAACCTGAAAGTCTGCGCAAGTGGAGGGAGGAACAGAAGGATCGGCTGGAGCAATTGG ATGCAGCATCCAAAGCTGCCGAGGCTGAATGGAAAGAAAAGGCCAGGAAAGAGCTAGAGGACTGGCATCACCATCAAACAGAACAGCTGGAAAAGAACAAGGCCAACAACAG ACTTTGTCCAAGTTTAGAACG GGCATCTGAAGAGGCCTTCCTGAAGGAGTGTGGCGAGGATAGCCCAGGCTCAGAGTGGGAGAAAGTGGCCCGACTTTGCGACTTCAACCCCAAAACCAACAAGACATCCAAGGACGTGTCCCGCATGCGCTCCGTCCTCATTTCCCTCAAACAGACACCCCTGGTGCGCTAA
- the cltb gene encoding clathrin light chain B isoform X2, which translates to MADDFGFESPDNGVHLVEEDPAAAFLAQQESEIAGIENDAEEGFGELEEAEPPQQEPEPEEEEEEEAEAEAEAVEEEQSAPEIHYDAFEDAPPAVNGDMFQETNGPSEGYAAIAQVDQLRQEPESLRKWREEQKDRLEQLDAASKAAEAEWKEKARKELEDWHHHQTEQLEKNKANNRASEEAFLKECGEDSPGSEWEKVARLCDFNPKTNKTSKDVSRMRSVLISLKQTPLVR; encoded by the exons ATGGCAGACGATTTTGGGTTTGAATCTCCTGACAATGGTGTTCACCTCGTTGAAGAAGATCCCGCAGCAGCTTTTCTTGCTCAACAAGAAAGCGAAATAGCTGGAATCGAGAATGACGCAGAAGAGGGATTCGGGGAGCTGGAAGAGGCCGAACCGCCTCAGCAAGAACCAGAaccagaagaagaggaagaagaagaagctgaagCTGAGGCTGAAGCAGTGGAAGAAGAACAGTCTGCCCCTGAAATACACTATG ATGCCTTTGAGGACGCCCCACCCGCAGTAAACGGAGACATGTTCCAG GAAACAAATGGTCCCTCTGAAGGCTATGCAGCCATCGCCCAAGTTGACCAGTTGCGACAAGAACCTGAAAGTCTGCGCAAGTGGAGGGAGGAACAGAAGGATCGGCTGGAGCAATTGG ATGCAGCATCCAAAGCTGCCGAGGCTGAATGGAAAGAAAAGGCCAGGAAAGAGCTAGAGGACTGGCATCACCATCAAACAGAACAGCTGGAAAAGAACAAGGCCAACAACAG GGCATCTGAAGAGGCCTTCCTGAAGGAGTGTGGCGAGGATAGCCCAGGCTCAGAGTGGGAGAAAGTGGCCCGACTTTGCGACTTCAACCCCAAAACCAACAAGACATCCAAGGACGTGTCCCGCATGCGCTCCGTCCTCATTTCCCTCAAACAGACACCCCTGGTGCGCTAA